A window from Pokkaliibacter sp. MBI-7 encodes these proteins:
- the mlaE gene encoding lipid asymmetry maintenance ABC transporter permease subunit MlaE produces MLDWVAGVGRSTLNIFTVLGRSGLTMYQALVAAPDWRVQFPLLVRQLYFVGVLSLIIIVVSALFIGMVLGLQGYTILVDYGSEQAVGQMVALTLTRELAPVVAALLFAGRAGSALTAEIGLMKATEQLASMEMIGVDPLRRIIAPRFWAGFISLPVLVAIFNVVGIWGGSLVSVDWLGVDSGSFWANMQNSVDFADDVINGMIKAVVFGAVVTWIAVFQGYDLVPTSEGISKATTRTVVYSSLAVLGLDFVLTALMFGDF; encoded by the coding sequence ATGCTTGACTGGGTGGCTGGTGTTGGTCGGTCCACGCTCAATATCTTTACGGTATTGGGGCGATCCGGACTGACAATGTACCAAGCGTTGGTGGCTGCACCTGACTGGCGCGTACAGTTTCCTCTGTTAGTCCGGCAGCTTTATTTTGTCGGCGTTCTGTCGTTGATCATCATTGTCGTGTCTGCCTTGTTTATCGGCATGGTTCTGGGGTTGCAGGGCTATACCATTCTGGTGGATTACGGGTCAGAGCAAGCTGTTGGACAAATGGTAGCGCTCACCTTGACGCGTGAGCTGGCTCCGGTTGTCGCTGCACTGTTGTTTGCTGGTCGGGCTGGGTCAGCGCTGACAGCTGAAATCGGATTAATGAAGGCCACGGAACAGTTGGCCAGCATGGAAATGATTGGGGTTGATCCGCTGCGGCGTATCATAGCCCCTCGATTCTGGGCAGGGTTTATATCACTGCCTGTGCTCGTGGCGATCTTCAACGTAGTGGGTATCTGGGGTGGATCGCTGGTCAGTGTGGACTGGTTGGGAGTCGACTCTGGCTCATTCTGGGCCAATATGCAGAACTCGGTTGATTTCGCTGATGATGTGATCAACGGCATGATCAAGGCGGTAGTGTTCGGTGCGGTGGTGACCTGGATCGCAGTGTTTCAGGGCTATGATCTGGTGCCGACATCTGAAGGTATCAGTAAAGCGACTACCCGTACGGTTGTGTATTCTTCCCTGGCAGTGCTAGGGCTGGACTTTGTGCTAACTGCACTGATGTTTGGAGATTTTTAG
- a CDS encoding KpsF/GutQ family sugar-phosphate isomerase produces MSHPHDFLASAQRTIRIEADAVASLQQQLGEHFNAACQLMLSCTGRVVVIGMGKSGHIGNKIAATLASTGTPSFFVHPAEASHGDMGMITTADVVLALSNSGETPEVLNLIPLLKRLRIPLISMTGNASSSLATAADVHITLSIDEEACPLGLAPTSSTTVALVMGDALAVALLEARGFTAEDFAFSHPGGSLGRRLLLRARDLMHGDEQLPQVSPDTLLRDSLLEITRKGLGLTTVTDESGQLCGIFTDGDLRRALDQRLDLHSLPISDVMTRGCKTINPELLAAEALNLMEQWSITALVVVEQNKPVGILHMHDLIKAGVV; encoded by the coding sequence ATGAGTCACCCTCACGATTTCCTGGCAAGTGCACAACGCACCATTCGTATAGAAGCCGATGCAGTTGCTTCACTACAACAACAACTTGGCGAACACTTCAATGCAGCCTGCCAACTGATGCTGAGCTGCACAGGACGTGTCGTGGTCATCGGCATGGGCAAGTCAGGGCACATTGGCAATAAAATTGCTGCAACCCTGGCCAGCACCGGCACTCCCAGCTTTTTCGTGCACCCGGCAGAGGCCAGCCACGGCGATATGGGGATGATTACCACTGCGGACGTGGTATTGGCACTTTCAAACTCTGGCGAAACCCCAGAGGTTCTCAACCTCATCCCTCTGCTGAAGAGACTGCGAATCCCCCTGATCAGCATGACGGGGAATGCCAGCTCCAGCCTGGCAACAGCTGCTGATGTACACATTACCCTGAGTATTGATGAAGAGGCTTGCCCACTAGGCTTGGCACCGACCAGCAGCACGACCGTTGCGCTGGTCATGGGCGATGCACTGGCCGTTGCCCTACTCGAAGCGAGGGGGTTCACAGCAGAAGACTTCGCCTTCTCTCACCCTGGTGGCAGCCTGGGCCGGCGTTTGTTACTACGCGCGCGGGATCTCATGCATGGAGATGAACAGTTACCTCAGGTGAGTCCCGACACCCTGCTGCGCGACTCGTTGCTGGAAATTACACGTAAGGGCCTTGGCCTCACTACGGTAACAGACGAAAGCGGCCAACTCTGTGGCATCTTCACCGACGGCGACTTGCGTCGGGCACTAGACCAACGCCTGGACCTGCATTCGCTGCCCATCAGCGATGTCATGACACGTGGCTGCAAGACCATCAATCCGGAACTGCTGGCCGCTGAGGCGCTCAACCTGATGGAACAATGGAGTATTACCGCCCTGGTAGTCGTAGAGCAAAACAAACCGGTCGGCATTCTGCACATGCACGACCTGATCAAAGCGGGAGTAGTGTGA
- a CDS encoding ATP-binding cassette domain-containing protein, with product MVSDNVIVRVRDMSFYRGERAIYDEVNIDIPQGKITAIMGPSGTGKTTLLRLIGGQLKPDAGTIEVAGKNIARMSRKQLFAVRSRMGMLFQSGALFSDLSVFENVAFPLRVHTQLPEDMISDLVLLKLQAVGLRGAAELMPAELSGGMARRVALARAIALDPDIVMYDEPFAGQDPIAMGVVVQLISKLNKALGHTAIIVSHDIQETFSIADYVYVVADGQVLARGTPEELQATDQMQVKQFIQGLPDGPVPFHYPAMSVAEQFS from the coding sequence ATGGTGTCTGATAACGTTATTGTTCGCGTTCGCGACATGAGTTTTTATCGGGGGGAGCGGGCTATTTATGATGAGGTGAACATTGATATCCCTCAGGGGAAAATTACCGCCATCATGGGCCCAAGTGGTACAGGAAAAACGACCCTGCTGCGGCTGATCGGTGGGCAGCTCAAACCCGATGCTGGCACCATCGAAGTTGCGGGCAAGAATATTGCCAGAATGAGCCGTAAACAGCTGTTTGCCGTGCGTTCGCGGATGGGCATGTTGTTTCAGTCTGGAGCATTGTTTTCAGACCTGAGCGTTTTTGAAAATGTTGCCTTCCCGCTGCGCGTGCATACTCAGTTACCCGAAGACATGATCAGTGATCTGGTGCTGCTGAAATTGCAGGCAGTCGGATTGCGTGGTGCCGCAGAGCTGATGCCAGCGGAGCTGTCTGGTGGTATGGCAAGGCGTGTGGCGCTGGCACGTGCCATTGCGCTGGACCCGGATATCGTCATGTATGACGAGCCGTTTGCCGGGCAAGACCCCATTGCTATGGGGGTAGTCGTGCAGCTGATCAGTAAGCTGAACAAGGCGCTGGGCCACACTGCAATCATCGTCTCCCATGATATTCAGGAGACCTTCAGTATTGCGGACTATGTCTATGTCGTTGCTGATGGTCAGGTTCTGGCGCGGGGAACTCCTGAGGAGTTGCAGGCAACTGACCAGATGCAGGTAAAACAGTTCATTCAGGGGCTGCCTGATGGTCCCGTACCTTTTCATTACCCTGCCATGTCTGTTGCCGAGCAATTTAGCTGA